A region from the Acinonyx jubatus isolate Ajub_Pintada_27869175 chromosome C2, VMU_Ajub_asm_v1.0, whole genome shotgun sequence genome encodes:
- the ZIC4 gene encoding zinc finger protein ZIC 4 isoform X1, with translation MRYKTSLVMRKRLRLYRNSLKESSSSSGHHGPQLAAASSPSVFPGLQEQPPQASPSGTLNGLLRLGLPGDMYARPEPFTPGPVARSDALAAAAALHGYGGMNLTVNLTAPHGPGAFFRYMRQPIKQELICKWLAADSPAPPRLCSKTFSTMHELVTHVTVEHVGGPEQANHICFWEECPRQGKPFKAKYKLVNHIRVHTGEKPFPCPFPGCGKVFARSENLKIHKRTHTGQYSALSVSCGPSGGAGGLFWALRAGFPQVPSGWREAILVFP, from the exons ATGAGATACAAGACTTCCTTGGTGATGAGGAAAAGATTACGGCTTTACCGAAACTCCCTGAAAGAGTCTA GTAGCAGCTCCGGACACCATGGCCCCCAGCTTGCTGCCGCCTCCAGCCCCTCGGTGTTCCCGGGCCTTCAAGAGCAGCCACCGCAGGCCTCCCCCAGCGGCACTTTGAACGGACTCCTGCGTCTGGGGCTCCCTGGAGACATGTACGCGCGGCCCGAACCGTTTACGCCGGGACCGGTGGCCCGCAGCGACGCCCTGGCAGCTGCCGCGGCCCTGCACGGCTACGGGGGCATGAACCTGACCGTGAACCTCACGGCGCCCCACGGTCCCGGTGCCTTCTTCCGCTACATGCGCCAGCCGATCAAACAGGAGCTCATCTGCAAGTGGCTGGCAGCCGATAGCCCCGCGCCCCCGCGCCTCTGCTCCAAAACTTTCAGCACCATGCACGAGCTGGTCACGCACGTCACCGTGGAACACGTCGGCGGCCCGGAGCAGGCCAACCACATCTGCTTCTGGGAGGAGTGTCCGCGCCAGGGCAAGCCCTTTAAAGCCAAATACAAACTTGTAAATCACATCCGCGTgcacacgggcgagaagccctTCCCCTGTCCTTTCCCGGGGTGTGGGAAGGTGTTTGCTAGATCAGAaaatctcaaaatacacaaaagaactCACACAGGTCAGTATTCGGCACTGTCTGTCTCGTGCGGACCCTCTGGGGGAGCAGGCGGCCTCTTCTGGGCCCTCCGGGCTGGATTTCCTCAAGTTCCATCTGGGTGGAGGGAGGCTATCTTGGTATTTCCATGA